Proteins from a genomic interval of Narcine bancroftii isolate sNarBan1 chromosome 12, sNarBan1.hap1, whole genome shotgun sequence:
- the rpl23 gene encoding large ribosomal subunit protein uL14 yields the protein MSKRGRGGSSGAKFRISLGLPVGAVINCADNTGAKNLYIISVKGIKGRLNRLPAAGVGDMVMATVKKGKPELRKKVHPAVVIRQRKAYRRKDGVFLYFEDNAGVIVNNKGEMKGSAITGPVAKECADLWPRIASNAGSIA from the exons ATGTCCAAGAGAG GACGTGGCGGGTCATCTGGAGCGAAATTTCGCATCTCCCTTGGTCTCCCTGTGGGGGCCGTAATCAACTGCGCTGATAACACGG GGGCTAAGAACTTGTACATCATCTCTGTCAAAGGGATCAAAGGGCGGTTGAACAGGCTGCCAGCTGCTGGTGTTGGAGACATGGTTATGGCAACAGTGAAGAAAGGCAAACCAGAGCTCAGGAAAAAGG TGCATCCAGCAGTAGTGATACGGCAAAGGAAAGCGTATCGGAGAAAAGACGGCGTCTTCCTTTACTTCGAAGACAACGCAGGAGTGATAGTAAATAACAAAGGAGAAATGAAAG GCTCTGCCATCACAGGCCCAGTTGCCAAGGAATGTGCAGACCTTTGGCCCAGGATTGCTTCCAATGCTGGGAGCATTGCATAA